Proteins from a genomic interval of Channa argus isolate prfri chromosome 11, Channa argus male v1.0, whole genome shotgun sequence:
- the LOC137136551 gene encoding UDP-glucuronosyltransferase 2A1-like — MELGQRVSACVLLVLCVTCSADGGNILVWYTEGSHWINMKPVLDNLIDRGHTVTVLVPSVSMYMNNNETTRFHYEPFNVSFSIEAMEKHLEEFLHFFMYEMKQMNYLQIYIRAMDLMKNNLYFSLKYLDSVVKSDTIMKKLKEGKYDLLLADPIYPGSDLTAEMLGIPLVFTLRFSLGNNWERHCGQLPSPPSFVPAALSKLTDKMDFSERLWNFLFYAVQDIVLDNTYWKVLDKYYSEIKGTPTSACEMMSRADIWLMRTYWDFDFPRPLLPNFKFVGGIHCRPAKPLPEDMETFVQSSGDDGIVVFTFGSLIKNITTENANMIASALAQIPQKVLWRYRGEKPKTLGANTRIYDWIPQNDLLGHPKTRAFITHGGTNGIYEAIYHGVPMVGIPMFGDQPENMIHMKYKGAAVIVDFTSKTEDLRDAVNAVIKEKLYKEHAMQLSSIHRDRPMSPLNEAVFWIEYTMRNKGAKLLRVQAHELTWYQYHSLDVLAFLLTVVLFLIFLLVKFCGLCFWWSCRRIGKTKKKAE; from the exons ATGGAGCTGGGACAGCGAGTCTCAGCTTGTGTCCTGCTGGTTCTCTGTGTGACATGTAGCGCAGATGGAGGGAACATTTTAGTGTGGTACACTGAAGGAAGCCACTGGATTAATATGAAGCCCGTGCTGGACAATTTGATTGACAGGGGTCACACCGTGACGGTCCTTGTCCCGAGTGTGTCAATGTACATGAACAACAATGAAACCACTCGCTTTCACTATGAACCCTTCAATGTCTCCTTCTCTATAGAAGCTATGGAGAAACATCTTGAAGAGTTCCTTCACTTCTTCATGTACGAGATGAAACAAATGAACTACTTGCAGATTTACATAAGAGCCATGGATCTTATGAAGAACAACCTGTACTTTTCTCTTAAGTATTTGGACAGTGTGGTGAAATCAGACACCATCATGAAGAAGTTAAAAGAGGGAAAATATGACCTTCTCCTGGCTGACCCCATCTACCCTGGCAGTGACTTGACAGCAGAGATGTTGGGCATCCCTCTGGTGTTCACCCTTCGCTTTTCCCTAGGCAACAACTGGGAGAGACATTGTGGTCAACTACCTTCTCCACCTTCCTTTGTCCCCGCCGCTTTGAGCAAACTGACGGACAAGATGGACTTCTCAGAGAGACTGTGGAACTTTCTCTTCTATGCAGTGCAGGATATTGTGCTGGATAACACTTATTGGAAAGTATTAGATAAATATTACTCTGAAATCAAAG GAACACCCACCAGTGCCTGTGAGATGATGAGCAGAGCAGACATATGGTTGATGCGAACCTACTGGGATTTTGATTTCCCTCGCCCTTTACTCCCCAACTTCAAATTTGTCGGTGGGATCCACTGCAGACCTGCTAAACCTTTACCAGAG GATATGGAAACGTTTGTGCAGAGTTCTGGAGACGATGGCATCGTGGTCTTTACTTTTGGATCCCTAATTAAAAATATCACTACTGAGAACGCAAACATGATAGCATCAGCCCTCGCTCAGATACCACAAAAG GTGCTGTGGAGATACAGAggagaaaaaccaaaaactctGGGTGCAAACACCAGAATATATGACTGGATCCCTCAGAATGATCTACTAG GTCACCCAAAGACCAGAGCTTTCATCACCCACGGTGGCACCAATGGGATTTATGAGGCCATCTACCACGGTGTTCCCATGGTGGGGATCCCCATGTTCGGCGATCAGCCTGAAAATATGATCCATATGAAGTATAAGGGAGCTGCAGTTATCGTGGACTTCACCTCCAAGACTGAGGACCTTAGAGATGCAGTCAATGCTGTTATCAAGGAGAAATT GTATAAAGAACATGCCATGCAGCTTTCCAGTATCCACCGTGACAGACCAATGAGTCCTCTGAATGAGGCAGTATTCTGGATCGAGTAcaccatgagaaacaaagggGCCAAGCTCTTGAGAGTCCAGGCCCATGAACTCACCTGGTACCAGTATCACAGCCTTGATGTCCTGGCCTTCCTGCTCACTGTTGTTCTGTTTCTCATATTCCTCTTGGTCAAGTTCTGTGGACTCTGCTTCTGGTGGTCCTGTCGCAGAAtaggaaagacaaagaaaaaagctgaataa
- the tal2 gene encoding T-cell acute lymphocytic leukemia protein 2 → MTRKVFTNTRERWRQHNVNTAFAELRKLIPTHPPEKKLSKNEILRLAMRYINFLVQLLESQSGQPASHSPAALLTFLRGNIEQLQSPAHPWALTSDTEAPSPGSSCDSSEAW, encoded by the coding sequence ATGACCAGGAAAGTGTTCACCAACACGAGGGAGCGCTGGCGCCAGCACAACGTCAACACCGCCTTTGCCGAGCTCCGCAAGCTCATCCCCACCCATCCTCCGGAGAAGAAGCTAAGCAAGAACGAGATCCTGCGGCTGGCCATGCGGTACATCAACTTCCTGGTGCAGCTGCTGGAGAGCCAGAGTGGTCAGCCCGCCAGCCACTCCCCTGCCGCTCTGCTCACCTTTCTCAGAGGAAACATAGAGCAGCTGCAGTCCCCTGCACACCCCTGGGCCCTGACCAGTGACACAGAAGCTCCGTCACCTGGGTCCAGCTGCGACAGCTCTGAGGCCTGGTAG